From a region of the Pan paniscus chromosome 19, NHGRI_mPanPan1-v2.0_pri, whole genome shotgun sequence genome:
- the LOC103784523 gene encoding LOW QUALITY PROTEIN: uncharacterized protein LOC103784523 (The sequence of the model RefSeq protein was modified relative to this genomic sequence to represent the inferred CDS: inserted 2 bases in 1 codon; substituted 1 base at 1 genomic stop codon), with translation MRCLCFPELWNVLGPAAVLSFCXHVHTARSLVSRQDPWDYGTSRAAFSGHCPHLWAPVASRPLALGRLGGRGVGGAGTSLIQAPNAWPWGLFVFQVPRVPPSPSSSASHEWGRGWVRGPPKLPLCTSPACHSSXLTKTSTSIVTGAEAWGCCAVSLVTRVGSFLSAPFRQEVISEREEENHVQIRGGSGDGLSIRTQPPPFLCV, from the exons ATGAGGTGCCTGTGCTTCCCTGAGCTCTGGAATGTTCTGGGGCCAGCGGCTGTGCTTAGCTTCTGCTAGCACGTCCACACGGCCCGTTCCCTCGTCTCACGTCAGGACCCCTGGGATTACGGGACCAGCAGAGCTGCCTTCTCTGGCCACTGCCCACATCTGTGGGCCCCTGTGGCATCCAGGCCACTTGCTCTGGGGCGTTTGGGGGGCCGGGGAGTGGGTGGAGCTGGCACCAGCTTGATCCAGGCTCCTAATGCCTGGCCCTGGGGTCTGTTTGTGTTCCAAGTGCCAAGAgtgcctccctccccctcctcatcTGCTTCCCATGAGTGGGGCCGGGGCTGGGTGAGAGGCCCCCCGAAGCTGCCCCTGTGCACCTCACCAGCCTGTCACTCTTC TCTAACAAAAACAAGTACCTCAATTGTCACGGGGGCTGAGGCCTGGGGTTGCTGTGCTGTCTCTCTAGTTACCAGGGTTGGCTCCTTCCTCTCAGCCCCCTTCCGGCAGGAGGTTATATccgagagggaggaggagaaccaTGTCCAGATACGTGGGGGCAGTGGGGATGGGCTGAGCATCAGGACACAGCCTCCCCCATTTCTGTGTGTGTAA